Below is a genomic region from Defluviimonas aquaemixtae.
ACGGCTCGGTCGCTCCTTCGCGTCGATGGAGTCGCTGCTTCATGCGCTTCTAGACATCTCCAGGCTCGACAGCCCGGCGGCCGAGTTCAGCGTAACCTCGTTCTGCTTGGACGGGCCAATGCGGTCGTTGGAGGCTGACCTGTTACCGCTGGCGGTGGAAAAGGGGATTGGGCTGAAGGTCCTGCCCTCCACGCGCTGGGTGGCCTCGGATCAGCGCTACCTGATGCGCTGTCTGCAAAATCTTGTAGTGAACGCGATCCAGTACACCGAAACGGGGCGTGTACTGGTCGGCTGCCGGATCGCTGGGGCGTCGCTCCTGGTTGAGGTCTGGGACACCGGTATCGGCATTTCCGAGGCGGATCAAACGCGAATCTTCAATGAATTCACGCGCGTTAAAGAGACGCGATCCGCGTCCGGAGTTGGCCTTGGCCTGTCGATCGTGGAACGTGCGTGCCGGCACCTCGGGCACCGCGTGAACGTACATTCGACACTCGGAAAGGGGTCGGTCTTTTCGATCGAGGTCCCGCTCGCGCAGCCCGGCATCAAGGAGTTGAGTGACGTCGGAACGGTTGACGCGGAGCCGCGCGGCGCGCTCGACCTGATCGTCATGATCGTCGAGAACGACGCGGATGTCCTGCATGCGACGACGCAGCAGCTCCATGGCTGGGGCGCAGGGGTGCTTGGCGTTGCCTCGACGCAAGAGGCGCTCGAGACGATGGCTTCGATCGGCACGCCGCCGGACATCATCCTTGCGGACTATCAGCTTGATGACGGCGACACGGGCGTCGAAACGATCCGTGCGCTGAGACAGGCGGCAGGCGCCGAGATCCCGGCAATCGTGATCACCGCGAACCGGTCCCGATCGCTGCACGCCCTGGGGGCGGAGATGTCGTTCTCGGTGCTGACGAAGCCCGTGCAACTGTCGCGCCTGCGCGCGCTGATCGACTGGAAAACGCGACGCCGCGCCGCATGAGGGGCTTCCCACCGACCTAGGTCGCTGATGACACTTGCGCCGATGCAGCTAAGCTCGCGGAAGCCAAGGGGACGAATTCATGCGCCGACTTGCCAGAGCCCTTGTCGTTGTCACGACGCTCATTCCCGTTGCCGGCCGCGGTCAGGACGTGGCCGAGCGGCTGAACGACTATCCTACCGAGGCGCGCGCCGACTATGTGTTCGGCTGCATGGCCGCGAATGGGCAAGACCGGCTCACGCTGCAGAAATGCGCCTGTTCGATCGACATGATCGCCTCGATCCTGCCCTACGACGCCTATGTGGAGGCCGAGACGGTCCTCTCCCTGCAATTGGGCACAGGAGAGCAGCTTTCGATGTTCAAGACCATGCACGATGCGACGGAAGCGGTGGCGACGCTTCGCCGGGCCCAGGCCGAGGCGGAGATGATTTGCTTCTAGACGTCATGCAGGCGGCACCTTCGGAAGCACCGCGTCGAAGACATTGCCTTCCGTATCCACTGCGTGGACTTTCAGCTCCGGCGCCCCGTTGTCGGTGTAGTCGAAGCGGAAAACGGGGTTCTCCGAGATGGAGATGCCGCCCTCGAGCGAAAACAGCAGTTCGTCGCCCTGGTAGACTTCCAATTCGTGGATGAAGTGGGGCGGGATGAACAACTGCGTGATCTGATCGCGCTGCAATCCCGAATAATTCGGATGCCGGATCATGATCTGTGCCTCGCGCCGCGCGGTTGATTGCAGCGGTTCTGCCGCGTCGAACATCCTCAGGCGCATCTCTCCCATCCCGGCGAGCGCGGCGGCGGGATCCTTGGTCGCCGGCGCTGAACAGCCGCCGGATGCCTTGACGAAGCGCCCCGTCATGAAGCTGCCCGCCTCGGTCTCGGCAATGGCCCGCAAGTTGGAATACTGGTCCACCCGCACCCGGGTTTCGAACTTGAGCGGATGCATCGCGGGACCGAAACGGAACTCGCCGGCGAGCGGGGCCGGGTTTTCGTCGATCACGAGCTTCAGCGCAGTGATCTCGCGGCCCGGATCGGTCTGTTCGATCACGATCGGAACCGTCGCAGCGTCCTCAGCGCGGTAGGGCGCCTCCAATCGGATGAGGCTTTCGCCGTCCTGAAGGGCCACTTCGCCGATGATGTCCCCTGAAATGTCGGTCCAGGTCTGACTCTCGACCAGCGGGTTCTCTGCCGCGCTGGCCGGCAGCAGCGCAACGAGCGCCAAGGTCATGCCTGCGATCACATGCTTCATTTCGCCTGCTCCATGTTTCCGCGCTCTGGAACCTTATCACAAAGGCCGTGAACCCGAAATCAAGCCTTTCGGAGGTGTGGCGTCGCGCCACGCCGGACCGCAATATGACGCTGCCGCAGGCGGAGAGGATGATGTTCGAAGCGATCGCATCGATCTGCATCGAAACGGGCGGGGAAACCATTTGCCGCTACGCGCTCTTGCCGGGCTTCGCGGCGGACACCGAGGCGGGATGCCTCGCCGCGCTCCACGAAGGCGAGGTGGAGTTGTCGGGGCAAACCGGACCTCCGTCTTGTGTGCGGCGCCGGGCATCACGTCTGTTGTTCACGGAAATCGCTCCGGGCGTTTTCGCCCATCGCGGAGCGATAGAGGAGCCGGGGCCGGGCAATCTCGGCGACGTCTCGAACATCGGCTTCGTAATCGGAGAGAACGCGATCGCGGTGATCGACGCGGGCGGGTCGCGCGCCGTGGGCGAAGAGGTCTACCTCGCGATCCGGGAACGGTCCGACCTGCCGATCCTCGCCGTCATTCTTACGCACATGCATCCCGACCATGTCTTCGGAGCAGGCCCGCTGGCAGAGTCCGGGGCCGAAGTCATCGGCCGCGCGGGCCTCAGCCGCGCGCTGGCAGAGCGGAGCGGCAACTATTCCGAAGGCTTCACCGGCCTCATTGGGCCCGAGGGATTTTTGGGTACCCGCGTCGTCTCGCCCGATCGCGAGGTAAAGGCGGAAGAAATGCTCGATCTCGGCAATCGCACCCTGCACCTTGTCGCGCGGCCGACGGCTCACACCGCAACTGACCTGACAG
It encodes:
- a CDS encoding quinoprotein dehydrogenase-associated SoxYZ-like carrier, coding for MKHVIAGMTLALVALLPASAAENPLVESQTWTDISGDIIGEVALQDGESLIRLEAPYRAEDAATVPIVIEQTDPGREITALKLVIDENPAPLAGEFRFGPAMHPLKFETRVRVDQYSNLRAIAETEAGSFMTGRFVKASGGCSAPATKDPAAALAGMGEMRLRMFDAAEPLQSTARREAQIMIRHPNYSGLQRDQITQLFIPPHFIHELEVYQGDELLFSLEGGISISENPVFRFDYTDNGAPELKVHAVDTEGNVFDAVLPKVPPA
- a CDS encoding quinoprotein relay system zinc metallohydrolase 2, with amino-acid sequence MFEAIASICIETGGETICRYALLPGFAADTEAGCLAALHEGEVELSGQTGPPSCVRRRASRLLFTEIAPGVFAHRGAIEEPGPGNLGDVSNIGFVIGENAIAVIDAGGSRAVGEEVYLAIRERSDLPILAVILTHMHPDHVFGAGPLAESGAEVIGRAGLSRALAERSGNYSEGFTGLIGPEGFLGTRVVSPDREVKAEEMLDLGNRTLHLVARPTAHTATDLTVADLASGVVFAGDLVFAEHAPALDGSLKGWQATLAAIREEPAALLVPGHGGPTLPWPEGGAALSAYLAALEEDTRNAIEAGVPLSTAAATIGRGEAANWSLFDLYNARNATVAYTELEWE